DNA from Platichthys flesus chromosome 20, fPlaFle2.1, whole genome shotgun sequence:
TCGTGGGGTTGGCTGACGACCAAAGCTGAAATACTGACATAGGGAATTAGAGCAAACTGACCAAACCCTCTCTTCTCAGCCAGATAAAAGAAGTTACATTTGCTCCAGGCCCCAAAAAAACCAACACCGCAACGCACCTAGACAAAACTCGCACCTCATGTTTGTTGGCTTAACCCTGTTTGCCTCACGCTAACCACCCCAGAGGCATCATTTTATATAGAGCTGTTGATTTTAGAACCACATTCCTCTGCCATGTAATTATCGGAAAACACAGGAggtttctttttcaaaatcaCTTTCTTTCACTTAGCAACCcccacttcaacacacacacacacacaaatctttGAGTGTCGTGGTGTAAGTAATTGAAGTGTCGGTTCCCTGTTAGCCTCCAGCGACAGGCGGCCGAGGTGGGAGGGGCGGGAAGTCAATTAGTAGAAGAGGGAACATGGCAAATACAGTACATGCATTAATATCAAGGCAGCCCTGGCTTTTTTCATCCCTTCCCGTCTATTTTTGGCATCTCACTTCAGAAATTCATATCGTGGTGTACTCTAGGGGCATGCAGGAGGACAAATTTAGGCTGCCATGTTCTGCAAAGATGAATTTTTATGATTCCGTGTGGATTTCAAGTGAGGTTAACTTGGTTCTACTCAAGGAAAGAGAACAAACGCAGACAAATCCTGCTTCTCTCAAAGTGTGCCGTGGTTTAATGTGTGATGTCATTTCTCAATCACCAGGCCTGAAAAATGTCTCAGTGAATCTGCTCTACGCCAGAGCAACGTGGACCCGACCTCTGCTTGGCCCCCGCTCGGAGATGAGGAAGGGGAAAATGCTATTAAAGGATGGAGGCCTATTTTGAAATTCTAATCAGCACAAAATAACCATCTGCCCcttgtcagagagagaaataaaaaataaagaggtTGTAGTTCTGTGGTCTTCAGAGTTTCCATCGCCCTGCACAGACCTGAGTGCTTATTCTGAGGCCTGTTCCTGGCTGGGTTCTTCTTCTGAGCgcgcgcgcacgcacgcacgcacacgcacacgcacacgcacacacacacacacacacacacacacacacacacacacacctctgctggATATCACTGCTCTCTCTAAGAAAACCATCTGTCAATGTCCCCCTAATTCCACCTAATAGTTTCCAAAAGACTGAGGCCGAGCCCACCAAACATGACGAGCCCCCCCACCAAAGGGCTCGAGCAGGCAACCTCAAAATCTGTTTCCCTTCTCCGTCTTCCGCTataaaaatccacattttaaTGCAACCTCTCCTTCATTAGTGTGGCAGACATGATCTAATCACGAACATTATATAACAAGTACTTACTTTTTTAGAGGCGACAACTCATTTGTGGGAATTTCCTCCGGGTGACGACATGGTCGGATGTATAACGAGAGACTGCAGTGAAAAGTTATTTGGTGGATTGATTTAATTACAAAGGAAACTCTGCTCCTTGCGCAAAAGCAAAATACCATATCACTCATTTGCCTGTCAAATTTACAATTAAATATTCGGCACCGCACCCAAATGCTGCAGCGGAGCAGGAACACTCCGCTCTGCTCCCGACCACAGCTCACCTGCGATCCTGGCAAATCAGCTCAAATGGCAATTCAAACAGCCCCTCGCTGACCCTGCTTTTTTATGCTATGAATGCATAACAGTGTGCCTGGTGCAGAACTGGGAGCAGACCTGGCTTGGTTGGGCCCATTAGCGATGGATGGTGTCTGGCCGTGGGCTCGCAGCGTCCCAGAGCACCTCTCTGGACTTCTTGTGGCTAAATGAGGGAAAAGGAAGGGCTGGAGAATAGAGCAGGCTTGGTTCTGCAGCCAAGCAGGACCAACATGGCTGCACACACAGTCAAGAGTAGAGTGCTACCATGCCACCATAAATTATCATCTACACTCAGGATGTCACCTTGTCGTTGACTCCACAAGAGGCCTCTTCGTCTTACACAGGGACTTTGGCAGACTCTATTATGGCATGATATAGCGTCTCACATTTTTTAAGTCAACAATGAAGTATTTACATTACTGCCATGCCAGCAGAAAAGCAAATACTCCATCACAAACCTGGAACCAGAATAGCTCTTATCCATCTGTTTCCTCATTGTGTCCTGTTGCTCAAACTCCGGGGCAGATAAATCACAGCTTTTTCCATCATGTCTCCCTCAATACAAACAGACACGCTCCTTTACGAGGCTGCTCTCTCCGACTACCAGAGCAGGGATTTGTAAACCAATGTCTCGAGGCAGGATTCACAGTGAGGGAGGCGGCAGatgggcgtgtgtgtgcatggcttGTGTCTGGAGACAGCGCGCAAGCTTGCCAAGAGCACAGACAGTAATCTTGGTGTGATACTTGTCAGACATTTAGTGAGAGCCGCGAACAATCAAACCGGCCTGTTAGACACAACGCTCTAGTGATGCAGGGTTaagcttttaaaacaaaactgcCGAGGGCAAGAGCAGAAGCTTCCAAAAGTCTTAAAGTGGTGAAACTTGGCTGCCACGCACATCATTTCTCAAAGACTGACAGACTCAGAGGAGGTGTGTGAAATAATTATTGATTTGGGCTCTACGTCTGCCCTCTCTGAATTCCTCAGTACCCACAAACCTTTTTCCCCCCAGTCAACTTAACCTCATCGCCGCCCCGCAGAGGATCATGACCTCAGACCAGCCCTCCAATCCAAACACCCTCAGGGCCTCACACAGACTTTAGTGACACCTATGGGAGTCTTCGGCTCTGTAACCTGCCACTTAAACACACTTCCCCAGTCTAAATACTTGCATCTCACTGCCGCAGCGCTGTGGCATGCCTCAGGGCTTACTGCGCAGCCATCCGCCATTTGTGCGCTGTGTCAGAAAAGTAAAAGCAATCAACAAGGGGCGGGTGCATTTTAGGAACACGCTTTAATATACACAGGAGAGGCATTTTAAAGGCTCTCCTGCTACTTTGAGGATATTTTGGAACCAGTTCTATAAGCTGAACAAGCTGTAAAGAGGTTCTTGTAACATGAAATCTGGGACATCTGGGACTAACTTTTTCAGCCATGTCCGGATGTGTGATCAGGTATAGCGTGCGACTTGCAACAGCCTTTAACGGCCCCTGTATCAATGCTGGGATTAGGTCATCGGAATTGGCCGGTGCAGCCGGGCCTGTTAGTCCAGAAATCAAGGATAGAAGTGACATATCAGTCCCGCAGAGGAGAGATCTACGGGAAACGGGTGTAACGTTTCGGAAACTGCTACGGGACATTAGAaaggggggggtaggggggttGCAAAAGTATGAGAGAGGGTTCACGGGATGATGTTTTCAAAGGTGTATGCGTGTTATTAAATGTGAGGTCAGTGTCATGGAGAGTTGAGAAGCTAACATAAGGTGTAGGCACGGGAGGGGCGGTGAGGGTTCATGGCCTGGTCTGATGTCCAAATGACCTCTGGCTCTGTCACTTGTTGTCCCCTTTGAACAGATCTGGCACCGTGCGACACCAAACATGATCTCAGGCCAGCTCACAGGGCAATTACAACatattcacaaaaacacaccgtGTTCTCCTCCTGTTATTTCTCTCTGCACGGCtgtaattttatttcattatggGGAAAGGTTAAAACGGGGACAGTGGTTACTAATATGGTTTTATTTCCCTGCCCGAACAAATTTTTATGACAGGCAAAATTGACCCGAATTAAGTTCCACCTATGTCTATTTATACTAACTGAGAAATCCTGTGAACGCTACCGCCAAGGAAACATACCCACATGCTAGAGAACACATTCCTGCTAAAAAGGCATGACTAACACAGCATGTGTCTAAAACCCTTCTACAGCCATGAAATTAATATGTATgctaaatatcaaataaaaaacctgtTATCATAGAAAACTCTAATCCAGTGCAAAGGTAATCCATTTACATTAACAATAATTGCCGCAGAAATTGCTATAATTTTACTTGGCAAGCTTTCAGAGCCTGACTGGATGACTTTTACAGAGGATGTCTTGAGGTAAAGGCAAACGTGGCCAAATTACATTCTTGGATGACTTTGCTACAGCGGTGTGCCAATGTCTTGAGCTGTTACCATCCACTGTTTGGACTTGTTTGAGAaaattagttttgtttttcataaagatgTCCGCAAAACATGATTTTGTTGAGCGTGGGCCTGTTTCCCTGTAGAGGAACGGTAAATAGaagaggctgatgggaaatgaaAGGGAGGGACAGGCTTGTTTTTCAAGAGAAGTTGCCAAAGTCGCCGGCTCAACCACTACATGCGACCAGAACTCCTCACCTGAATAAGCACAAACCCATCCATGTTTGTTCTGGCAACTCTATTACTGACCATGACACTCAAATGTCATCTTTAAATTGCTCCATTTCTACCTCTCTCACGGGTGTGTAAACTCAATTTGTTGGCCTGACTTTGCAAAACCTCCCtgattcagaggaagaggaacagaagagggaaagaaacagaGCTCAAGAGAGAGCAGACCTTTTTAATAATGTCCACTGACTTTATGCAAACCTGTTAAAGGTTACTTCTACAAAGAATAGGTTGTGATCTAGAAGAACAAACTCAATTAATCATTTGGGTTCTGTGGTTTGTTAAAACCAACATAACTGTATTCTCGCAGGCAATGTTACATCTTCGGTATGTTCCAAACACATGGAAAGATAATAAATGatgacagatggatggagagacTTACCCAGACACTCGTTGGCCTCACGGGCGTTGGCCCTCTGCCACGGCCGGTCGTAGTGGAAAGGTTTGCAGCGGTCACATTCAGGCCCTTCCgtgttgtgtttgcagtcaCACACCAGTTTGCCTTCCTTGTCTTTTAGACAACGTGAGGCGTGTCCGTTGCATTTACACCTCCCGCCCACCTGGAAGTCTCCCACTGCATAGAAATAAGTTGGCAGTGTCGATGTCACCGCCATGGGGTCgtcatccctccctccactgtTGCTGCCAGCCCCCAGCGCCAGCTCCCGGGGAAGCTGGGGCCGGTTGAACACCACGCGGATATCGGTGACTGTCACCCAGTCCTGGAGGACTGGGCTGTTGTCAAAGTCTTTACCAGAGGGCCGTCCATCCAGAGTGCTGAAAGCAATGAGTCCACCAGAGAGAGGATAGAGGTCAGTGTGGCCATCTGTGCATAGAGCCTCCTGCTCGTTCTGCTTGGTAATGGTTGCTTTGTTGGGCCGATTGTACATACGCCGGCACTGAGAGGAGTAGTACTGGTAGGGCATCCAGGTCTTGCCATAGTCCATGCTCTTGTATATGGCCAGGGACTCGGGCCGTGGCGAACAAAACTGCAGGCTGACGTAGGTGATTTCAAACTTTTTCCCCAACGAAAGGGTGAGAGTCACATTGTACGGAGAGGTGTTCAGATTCTCCGACTGCCAGCAGGTGAGGTTGTGTGCTGAGTTGAGGTCGGTCAGGTAGGAGGCCGGGTGGGCACGGCGAGGGTCAGCTGCGTCGCAGATTTGACACGAGCGCACGGAGGGTCGATCGTCCCCACGCTCCACCACGCTACAGGAGCGTGACGAAGGCCGGCCGCACACGCTGGACACCGTCACCTCTTTACCAAAGGCAGCGTTGATAAACTCGGGGATACAGCGGCGGGCTGCACCTGTGTCATCGTAGCAAGGGTCTGGAGGGTTCTGCTGCCCGGCGAAGGGATTGGTGGCACTGTGGGTGGAGAATGTGCAGGCCAGGAGGTAGAGGCCCAACAGGCACCTCCAGGGTTCCCTCATCCTGCTTGTGGACTTGTGTCTATGTTTTTGCACGTACaagtttttatgtttaaaaccCAAGAGTCTATAAGTGCATGTGAGTAAGTGTCGTTGAGCagatgtgtctgtatgtgtgtgtctgtttgactttctcagacagtatgtgtgtgtaattgtgaaTCAGTGGAGGAAGAGTGTCCGAGCTCAGCGACCCTTCACTTCAGACTGACCAGAGCTCTTCCTGcaagagacagaaataaacagaaaggtCAATGTCACAGACATATTTTTACCATAATAGGATATAATAAGAGAAATGAACTCCACTGTTTAAAAAATGGATGTGTACCCTCAAAACCAAATCATATTTGCCCTTATAAAGGAAATGAATTGGGTCCTTTGTACTGGGTGATAAAGAGAGCCTTCCCAAGGATAAGACAGTTAGATGGGAGGCCCGAGAGAAAGGATGTGACCATTTAAAGAGAGACATTTGCAGCTGCACCCTGAATTTCAATGCAGGCCTCTCATTCAGGACTTCCATTCAGGTCAAAACTGGCCCAGCCGTATGGTCATGCttgagcagcagaagcagaagtCACCCTATAATCCCCGGTGATGCAGCGGAGCAGTGGACGGTGTGTAACCCTGTCAAACCTCTGCTCTGAGAGCTGGtcctggaaaaaaaagggacatttttaTAGCTGATGATATAGTTTTCAGCTCTTCCTGATTTCTGTAGGAATCTGACAGGAAATCAACCACTGAAGCCCTATAGTCACACAGCGCTGACCCCGGAGAAGACAGTGTTGTGTTCAGTCACTGAACCAGAAAAGTTGCAAGAAGCGATAGCTTAGATAGAGGATTATACTGAGTATTAATAGAACTGAGCCTATGAGACTCCATTCAAGCCTTTCTAGGTCGAGATAGGTACCTGGATGACATCATTGATACGCTCACAGCAAGACGAGGGGCCTCTCGGTCccaaagagagaaagactgCTGGGTGCGGCGAGAGAATGCTTCAGGGCAAAGAAAAAGACTGAGAAAGAGATGTAGACGGCTTGAGGCTTTTCCTTCGGTAATCCCCCTTTTACATCCCTGGGTGTCAAATGAGCCCCCATCTCAAAACAGACAGCTTTGGGCTTGAGAAGGTGTCCCAACCCTCTCTGCGAGGTATTAATTAAATGACAATGACTCACACCCACCTCCTCCCtaccctcgctctcctcctcataCCGCAGCATCCCTCTTCCTCTTGGTACAACAAAAGGCCGCCTCTGTATCCACTTCAGCCGAGCagggcaggcagacagacagatttaaGGGGAGTCAGAACAACAAaagtttggttcttttcttgTGTGAGGGGTCCAAAGCTAGCAAACCCCTCAGAAAAGAGCACAGTGGTCTGGTAAATAGAAGCGCTCGTCTGTGCTCAAGTGCTTAAACCGAGCCATTTGGCCTCTTCTCAAGAGCAGATAGGGCGCTAAAGGCAAAGAGTGTGAGGGAATTATACCGAGCACAAAGACACGGAGAAAGTTAAGCTGTAATATATAACTGCTTCTTAGAAATCAGGTAACCGGATTTTActttagtatttatttttctttctacttttattccttatattttaaacaaaaatatctgtattttctACTCCTTACAATACGACAGGCTTTCCTTTTCATGCATTTGAGGGAAATTGTCAGGTTTTGTTATAGATTTCAACCTATATGATGAGACAATAACACAGAAGAGACGATTCCTTGCTGTATGTACCATCAGTGCATATCTAGCAACACAGACATAACATGGTGTAAGAGACGTATAAAGACGAAacagagaagggagggagactGTCAACTTCAACAACAAAGCAGAGCAACAAAACATTCTCCATCCCTGACCTTATAATTCATGAAGATacttttcatattaaaaaatagtttattgcttttaacattgttttaagTATTGTTGAGAGTGGTGTGAGGTAAAGAgtcttcaaatatatatattttttacatcagATGGTACTTTTACTTCTGTGAGTATCTGTACTTGACTCAAGAATGTGTGCACTTTCCCCCCTCCGAAATTCTCCCAATTACTATGAGCAAAGCAtgaataaaaatctattttcagaCTTATTTTCGGCTAAATTTGAACTACACTTGTAATAAAAGACGAATAAAATAATCCAATAAAACTTTCCCGTTGTGCCGAGCCCTGAAATAGCcactaaaaaaaattgaaagacCTCagcatgaaaaccttttttttttttaaaccctgcCGTTACAAAATTCAACAGATGAAAAATAGATCGCAGGGAATGGGCCTGCTCATAAATGAATGGATTGAGAGTGGGCCTTGCCAGGAAGGATAAGGACACTGATCAATGACATGTGTCTGAGGACGAGGAGGTTAAAGTGGGCACGCTGGCGGGAGTTCATCAGCCAAGGCACTCCATCAAAAGGCTGGCCGTGGTAAATCTGGCGGGCCCGACACCCACTGAGACACACGGAGAGGCGGCTGATAGAATTAGCAACTCATTAGCATCCCGGCCCAGCTTCTATCAGCGGCAAAAAAAAGAGACGGTTGGGGGGGctctgagagagaggagggctggtggtggaggagaggagcaggaagaaggGATTGGAACTATGACAGgtgagggagcagagagaaagaaaacagatggAAAGAGGGAATTTTGACGGACGTGTTGTTGAGGGAGTGAGAGGAAGTTGCAAAATGAAGCGGGACAGACACAAGCGACAAGAAGAGGGTAAGAAGGAGACGAGGGACAtatgagggggagagagaacagTGAGGGGCGCGACAGTGATTAAGCAGAGATGACTCTCGGGAGGGGGCGAGCGAGGACAGAGATGAATGGGAGCagtaggagagagaggggaaagtgacagagatggaggaaggaggtTTTAGGGAAGGACATAaaaaatgagagagggagagatggagggagaaacagaggggAGATAGATTAAGGTGGCGGACTGCAGCGGTCTGTGTCTGGACTTCGGATGACTAAATATGGTGCGGCCCATGTGCTGCCGGGCCTGCTGGGAGATTCTTCCCGGCTCTGGTGCTGTCAGGCGCGTCTGGCAGATGAACGCGTAGgttaaacagagagagaacagtgaCAAGGCTGTTTAATTCCACTCCGCGTGCCCTCTGAAATAGATGTGGGCCTGTGTTAACAATTCTCAGAGACAGTCCAACAACTCTGTGCCGCCGCGGGGAAACCTGTTCTTTATTAAATCCTTATAAGACTTATTCTATATCGCCATTAAAAAGTGCAAACTGTGAGCCAATCCCACAAAGTCTCTCTGAATCTATAAGCTCTGCCAGGATGTCAGCACAGCAGTGGAGCTGGCTGACCTTTGCAATGCGAAGAATCTGTTTCGGCATTAAAATTCTCTGTTTTCAGAATTGATAGTGTGTTTAACAAGCCACAAGTTCCCCTAAGTGGAGTCAGACATTGTCTTTCATTAAATGTGGTTGAAGTAGCAACAGCTGCAGGCCCATGTCTCTGAGTCGCTGCAGAAGAAGACAGTGAGGACGGGGCGCAGAAACGCTGGGCTGCAGTTGCGACATCTCCAGGAATCTAGCGAGGAGAGGTTGGCGCTTTTCAGAAAACAATCGTATTTATATTCCTGATGTAACCaaacgttttatttttccataaaaccattgtttgacattttgggaaatacactttcttgccaagagttagatgagaagatcaataCAACTCCGTAGTTATGAAGCTACGATGACCAGTTTGGCTTCGTAAGTCGGCTGGAAAAAAGGGAAACGGCTTTGGCCCTATTCAAATGCAACAGATTCCATCAGTAACTCGGTCCTCagcagagcacatacctccaccaaggcccaacagtccccttaaattcaatcaagctgcaccaaattgcacacactcataaagaTCAGTTCCCCAAGTAGGcctgcttttcttttcatca
Protein-coding regions in this window:
- the ntn2 gene encoding netrin 2; translated protein: MREPWRCLLGLYLLACTFSTHSATNPFAGQQNPPDPCYDDTGAARRCIPEFINAAFGKEVTVSSVCGRPSSRSCSVVERGDDRPSVRSCQICDAADPRRAHPASYLTDLNSAHNLTCWQSENLNTSPYNVTLTLSLGKKFEITYVSLQFCSPRPESLAIYKSMDYGKTWMPYQYYSSQCRRMYNRPNKATITKQNEQEALCTDGHTDLYPLSGGLIAFSTLDGRPSGKDFDNSPVLQDWVTVTDIRVVFNRPQLPRELALGAGSNSGGRDDDPMAVTSTLPTYFYAVGDFQVGGRCKCNGHASRCLKDKEGKLVCDCKHNTEGPECDRCKPFHYDRPWQRANAREANECLACNCNLHARRCRFNMELYKLSGRKSGGVCMNCRHNTAGRHCHYCKEGFYRDMARTITHRRACKACDCHPVGAAGKTCNQTTGQCPCKDGVTGITCNRCAKGYQQSRSPVAPCIKIPVANPTAVVSSTEEPADCESYCKPVKGNLKINMKKYCKKDYAVQVNVLDMETIGDWAKFSVNVVSVYKSRGEPLKRGDNILWVHMKDLACKCPKIQMSKRFLVMGGSDGGTGPGAGPGVGTGGGAASTGAERVGLMADKNSLVIQWRDVWTRRLRKFQRKEKKGKCSKA